CGTGGCGTCTCCTACACGCCGTACCGCGATACCATCAGCAATTGTGGTCGAGGCCTCCAGAGTCACCGGATGACCCGCCGCGCGCGCCGCCACCATCGAAGGCAATCTGGACGTCTGCACCCCGATCACGCGAATCTCAGCCCGCGAAGCCTGATGGCAAGCCTCCTTGATCGCGCAGGCGATCCCGCCGATCAGGCCGCCGCCGCCGATCGGCACCACCACCGCCTCCAGTTGAGGCACCTGCTCCAGCAACTCCAGCCCAATCGTGCCCTGCCCCGCCATCACCACCGCATCGTCGAACGGATGAATAAACGTCATCCCCTCCGCCTCGCAAAGCCGCGTAGCCTCCTCGCAAGCCTCGTCGTAGTTGGCCCCATGCAGCACCACCTCCGCCCCAAATCCACGCGTCGCCGTCACCTTCACCAGCGGCGTCGCCAGCGGCATCACAATCAGCGCACGAATCCCCCGCTTCGTCGCATGGTAGGCAACGCCCTGCGCATGGTTTCCCGCGCTCGCAGCGACCACCCCCCGCGCAGCCTGCTCCGGCGTCAGCAGCGCAATCCGGTTCAGCGCCCCGCGCTCTTTGAACGAGCCCGTCATCTGCAGGTTTTCCAGCTTCAGATACACCTGCTGCCCAGTCAGCGCAGACAGCATCTGCGAGTGCGGGCACGGCGAGTAGTAGATCGCCTCACGCACCCGCTCCCGCGCCGCGGCTACATCGGCAAGGCTGATACTGAGTTGGCTTATCGAATCCTTCACAGGCATTATGATCTCTCTTCAAACTCGCAAAACATCAATCCTCTAGCGTAAAAATCGAATCATCGCCGCTGACGAAACCTATTCGCCAGCGCAAACTCATCCCGCAACTCCGGCGTCCGCAGATTCTCCCGAACATGCTGCAATCGCTGTTCAAACGCCAGCAGCGTATCGGCGACCGGCCCCGAGTTGGTCATCGCGACATCCCGCCACATACTGTACGGGCTGGCTCCCAACCGCGTCGTCTCCCTCAGCGCACGTCCTCCGATCGCCGCAATCTCCGGAGCATCGCCAAACCTTTCTTCCAGCAGTGCTGACAACGCAGTCGAGAGCATCTGCGGCAGATGACTCACCCACGCGCACATCTCGTCGTGCCGCATCGCATCCATGTCCAGCATCCGCGACCCGAAGCAGCCAATCCATCCACGCCACTCCCTCTCCATCGCCGTCGTCTCGGGCGTGATCGGCGTGAACAACCACATCGCGCCATCAAAAAGTCCAGCCTCCGCCAGCAGAGCCCCTCCGGACTCTTTGCCCGCCATCGGATGTCCAGGAAGAAAAACGGCGGTTGTATCTCCCGCAAATAACTCCCGCGCCAGCTCCACAATCTCGAGCTTCGTGCTCCCAACATCGGTCACCAGCTGCCCCGAACGCAGCACCGGCGCCAACTGTTGCATCCAGTCTTTGATCGCAAGCACCGGCACCGCCAGCACAATCACATCCGCCAGCCTGGCCAGCTCCAGAGCGTTCTCGCGGCTCGCCGCCCTGCCATCGATCGCGCCCATCTGCACCGCGGAAGCCATTTCGAGTTGACTGTTATCCCATCCGTCGATGCGCCCCCCAAAGCCAGCCGCACGCAGCGCCAAGCCCGTCGAAGCGCCAATCAATCCCGTCCCAATGATGAAAACCCGCTCCATTATGCCCGAAACCTCGCCTTACGCCATTGTCCTGTTCACCACTGGAGCCAGCAACTTCAGCTGTGCCATCAGCTTCTGTAACTGTTCCGGATACAAGCTCTGCGCCCCATCGCTCATCGCCTTATCGGGGTTCGGATGCATCTCCATCAGCAGTCCATCTGCCCCAGCCGCCACACTCGCCAGAGCCATCGGCGGCACCAGGTCGCGAATCCCAACGCCATGCGATGGATCGCCCAGCACAGGCAGGTGCGTAAGCTTCTTCAGCACCGGAATTGCCGAGATATCCATCGTATTCCGCGTATAAGTCTCATACGTCCTGATCCCCCGCTCACACAGCATCAGGTTATAGTTGCCGCCGGACAGAATGTACTCCGCGCTCAGCAGCACCTCTTCAATCGTCGCCGAGATCCCGCGCTTCATCAGCACCGGCTTCCGCACATGCCCCAGCTCGCGCAGCAGATTGAAGTTCTGCATATTCCGCGCCCCCACCTGAAAGCAGTCGATATACGGCAGCATCAGCTCAATCTGCGAGATCTCCATCACCTCTGTGATCACCAGCAACCCGGTCTCATCTGAGACGTCACGCAGCAGCTTCAACCCATCCAGCCCCATGCCCTGAAAGCTATACGGTGAGCTCCTCGGCTTAAACGCGCCCCCCCGCAAAAACTTCGCACCTGCAGCGGCAACCTGTTTCGCGCTGGTCAGAATCTGCTCCCGAGACTCCACCGAGCACGGCCCCGCCATCACGACCACTTCTTTTCCGCCCACCACCACACCGTTTGGAAACGTAACCGTCGTTCCCTCCGGCCGGAAGCTCCTGCCCGCCAGCTTGTACGGCGACGAGATGCGATAAGCGTCATAAACGCCGGCCAGCACCTTGAACTCGGCGACCTCGAAGTGTTCCGGAGTCCCCACACCCGCCAGAATCGTCTGTACCGCGCCTGTCGTCCGGTGAACGTTGAAGCCAAGCTCCACCATCCGTTCAATCACCTGCTGGATATTCTCTTCCGTCGCCTGGTCATGCATCGCAACTATCATCGTCTTCGCTTCACTCTCTTTTACGTAACAAAATTAGCTACAAATAGATCCGCCCAATTGCAACTTCCGGCTCCCGCGCGTGCCAGTTAAAGATCTCTTCGCTGCAGCGTCCGCATCACGTCGATGATCCGCTCATACACGTGGAGCAACTCAGCGTCCGCCAGCGGTCCCGGATTTGCCTTGCGGACACGGTCGAAGACCTCCTGCTCCCGCCGCGGCTCATAGACCGGCAGGTTCGCAGTCTTTTTGAGTTCTCCAATCGCGCGTGCAGCCTCTGCCCGCTGGTTGATGAGTCGAACAATCTCGACATCCAACTCGTCGATCTTCTGTCTCCAGTCGGAGATATCCATCCACTCGCCTCGCGGTGCAGCGGAGCAGGCCTGAACGCAGCTCGCTGCAAAGTATTTTGTACCAACAATGATAAACGTCCCATCGCGCCATTTTGCTTGGCCAGCTCAGCGGCCCTCATGCTCTCAACCCCGCAATGAACTGTCCAACCGCAGTCGCGGCATCGGTAGGCTGAGTCTTCTCGATCAAAGCCACAATAGCGCTCCCGATAATGGCCGCATCGGCAAACTCCCCCACCGCCTTCACGTGCTCAGCGTTCGAGATCCCGAACCCTACGGCGATCGGCAGCTTCGTAAACTGCCGCAGCCGCGTCACCAGCTCCGAAGCATCACCGGCCACCTTCTGCTGCGTCCCGGTTATTCCCACCCGCGAGATCGCGTACACAAACCCCTGCGACACTCCCGCAATCGCCTTCAACCGGGCATCAGGACTAGTTGGCGCCGCCAGAAAGATCGGTGCCAGCCCGTGGGCCTTCATCGCCTCCAGATACTCCCCCGCCTCTTCGACGATCATGTCCGTCAGCAACACTCCATCCGCACCAGCCTCCGCCGCACGCGCGCAAAACGTCTCCATCCCCATCCGCATCACAGGATTCAAATAAGAAAACAAGACCAACCCAGCCGAAGGCCGAACGGCGCGCAACTCCTTTGCCAGCTCCAGCACGTCGGTCAACCTTACCCCTCGCGCCACGGCCCGCTCACTGGCTCGCTGAATCACCGGCCCGTCCGCTAGCGGATCACTGAAAGGCACACCCAACTCAATCACATCCGCGCCATTATCGATCGCAGCCAGCGCAATATCCCGAGTAGTCGTCAAATCAGGATCGCCCGCCGTCAAATAAGCAACAATCCCCGGCTTCTTCCTAAACTCAATCGCCACAAACCCTCCAAATCAAATCACTTGCCCTTGTCTCTATCCGCGTTCCTCTGCGAAGATCCGCGGTCGCGCCTCAAGCTCCCTTCAAATCAAGCTCTCGCGCCAGAATACCCATATCCTTATCGCCGCGCCCCGACAGATTCACCATCAACACATCCGTCTTCGCCATCGTCGGAGCCAGTCGAATCGCTTCAGCCACCGCATGAGCACTCTCAAGTGCAGGCAGAATCCCCTCCGTCCGCGACAGCGTCACGGTAGCCTTCAAGGCTGCATCATCCGAGCACGAGACATAGCTCGCCCGCCCCGAATCATGCAGCATCGCATGCTCCGGTCCCACACTCGCATAGTCCAGCCCGGCAGAGACCGAGTGCGTACTGCTCACTTGGCCGGCATTATTTTGTAACACATACGAGTACGTACCCTGCAGCACCCCGGGCAAGCCACCGCCAACCTTTTGAAACCGCGCCGCATGCTCTCCCAACGCCGTCCCGCGACCGCCAGCCTCAACGCCGATCAGCTGCACCTTCGCATCCGGCAAAAACTCATAGAACGCGCCAATAGCATTCGAGCCGCCGCCCACGCAGGCAACGATCGCCGTAGGCAGCTTCCCCTCCTGCTCCAGCATCTGCGCCCGCGCCTCCCGGCTGATCACGCGATGAAAGTCCCGCACCATCGTCGGATAAGGATGCGCCCCCAGCGCGCTGCCGAGAATGTAATAAGTCGTCCGCACATTCGTCACCCAATCCCGCATCGCCTCGTTGATCGCATCCTTCAACGTAGCCGACCCCGCCGAAACCCCGCGCACCTCCGCACCCAGCAGCCGCATCCGGTAGACATTCAGCTCCTGCCGCCGCATGTCCTCCTCGCCCATGTAGACGACGCACTCCAGACCCAGCAACGCGCAAACCGTCGCCGTTGCCACCCCATGCTGCCCCGCACCTGTCTCCGCAATGATCCGTTGCTTCCCCATCCGCCGTGCCAGCAACCCCTGGCCCAGTGCGTTATTGATCTTGTGCGCGCCGGTATGCAGCAGATCTTCGCGCTTCAAATAGATCTTCGCCCCGCCCAGCTGCCCGGTCAGCCTCTTCGCAAAGTAGAGCGGAGTAGGCCGCCCGCAGTAGTGGTGCAGCAGATCATCCAACTCAGCTTGAAACGCCGCATCCCTTTGAGCCAATGCATACGCCTCTTCCAACTCCTCA
The nucleotide sequence above comes from Tunturibacter empetritectus. Encoded proteins:
- a CDS encoding prephenate dehydrogenase, giving the protein MERVFIIGTGLIGASTGLALRAAGFGGRIDGWDNSQLEMASAVQMGAIDGRAASRENALELARLADVIVLAVPVLAIKDWMQQLAPVLRSGQLVTDVGSTKLEIVELARELFAGDTTAVFLPGHPMAGKESGGALLAEAGLFDGAMWLFTPITPETTAMEREWRGWIGCFGSRMLDMDAMRHDEMCAWVSHLPQMLSTALSALLEERFGDAPEIAAIGGRALRETTRLGASPYSMWRDVAMTNSGPVADTLLAFEQRLQHVRENLRTPELRDEFALANRFRQRR
- a CDS encoding threonine ammonia-lyase → MPVKDSISQLSISLADVAAARERVREAIYYSPCPHSQMLSALTGQQVYLKLENLQMTGSFKERGALNRIALLTPEQAARGVVAASAGNHAQGVAYHATKRGIRALIVMPLATPLVKVTATRGFGAEVVLHGANYDEACEEATRLCEAEGMTFIHPFDDAVVMAGQGTIGLELLEQVPQLEAVVVPIGGGGLIGGIACAIKEACHQASRAEIRVIGVQTSRLPSMVAARAAGHPVTLEASTTIADGIAVRRVGDATFPVVERYVDEIVTVDEDEIASAILVLLEREKTLAEGAGAAALAALLQKKTTLNGAHTAVMVCGGNIDVTLLSRIIERGLVQDGRMIRLRIHLLDKPGALAELTLLIAKYRANIVDTLYNRAYYGVNLGDTTIDITMETRGREQVEELLAAMTAGGYRYSQVV
- a CDS encoding chorismate mutase, with translation MDISDWRQKIDELDVEIVRLINQRAEAARAIGELKKTANLPVYEPRREQEVFDRVRKANPGPLADAELLHVYERIIDVMRTLQRRDL
- the aroF gene encoding 3-deoxy-7-phosphoheptulonate synthase; this encodes MIVAMHDQATEENIQQVIERMVELGFNVHRTTGAVQTILAGVGTPEHFEVAEFKVLAGVYDAYRISSPYKLAGRSFRPEGTTVTFPNGVVVGGKEVVVMAGPCSVESREQILTSAKQVAAAGAKFLRGGAFKPRSSPYSFQGMGLDGLKLLRDVSDETGLLVITEVMEISQIELMLPYIDCFQVGARNMQNFNLLRELGHVRKPVLMKRGISATIEEVLLSAEYILSGGNYNLMLCERGIRTYETYTRNTMDISAIPVLKKLTHLPVLGDPSHGVGIRDLVPPMALASVAAGADGLLMEMHPNPDKAMSDGAQSLYPEQLQKLMAQLKLLAPVVNRTMA
- the trpA gene encoding tryptophan synthase subunit alpha, producing the protein MAIEFRKKPGIVAYLTAGDPDLTTTRDIALAAIDNGADVIELGVPFSDPLADGPVIQRASERAVARGVRLTDVLELAKELRAVRPSAGLVLFSYLNPVMRMGMETFCARAAEAGADGVLLTDMIVEEAGEYLEAMKAHGLAPIFLAAPTSPDARLKAIAGVSQGFVYAISRVGITGTQQKVAGDASELVTRLRQFTKLPIAVGFGISNAEHVKAVGEFADAAIIGSAIVALIEKTQPTDAATAVGQFIAGLRA
- the trpB gene encoding tryptophan synthase subunit beta — encoded protein: MSAGTASSGTTIGAAVAGRFGAYGGRYVPETLMAALEELEEAYALAQRDAAFQAELDDLLHHYCGRPTPLYFAKRLTGQLGGAKIYLKREDLLHTGAHKINNALGQGLLARRMGKQRIIAETGAGQHGVATATVCALLGLECVVYMGEEDMRRQELNVYRMRLLGAEVRGVSAGSATLKDAINEAMRDWVTNVRTTYYILGSALGAHPYPTMVRDFHRVISREARAQMLEQEGKLPTAIVACVGGGSNAIGAFYEFLPDAKVQLIGVEAGGRGTALGEHAARFQKVGGGLPGVLQGTYSYVLQNNAGQVSSTHSVSAGLDYASVGPEHAMLHDSGRASYVSCSDDAALKATVTLSRTEGILPALESAHAVAEAIRLAPTMAKTDVLMVNLSGRGDKDMGILARELDLKGA